Proteins encoded together in one Onychomys torridus chromosome 1, mOncTor1.1, whole genome shotgun sequence window:
- the LOC118578614 gene encoding glycine N-acyltransferase, whose translation MIVPLQGAQMLQMLEKSLRKYLPESLKVYGTVYHINHGNPFNLKALVDKWPGFNTVVVRPQEQDMADDLDYYTNTYQIYSKDPQNCQEFLNSPEVINWKQHLQIQSSQSRLNEAIQNLANIQSFQVNRSENILFVESETIKTLFPSLLDTKKLSPGNGKPKAINQDMFKLSSLDVTHAALVNKFWLFGGNERSQRFIERCIKKFPSSCVLGPEGTPASWTLMDQTGEIRMGGTMPQYRAQGLVSFVVYSQSQIMKKRGFPIYSHTDKSNTAMQKMSYSLQHLIMPCAWNQWKCVPV comes from the exons GTTTATGGGACTGTCTATCACATTAACCATGGAAACCCATTCAACCTAAAAGCCCTAGTTGACAAGTGGCCTGGTTTTAACACAGTGGTTGTCCGCCCTCAGGAGCAG GATATGGCAGATGACCTTGATTACTATACCAATACTTACCAAATCTACTCTAAAGACCCCCAGAACTGTCAGGAATTCCTGAACTCCCCAGAAGTAATCAACTGGAAACAACATTTGCAGATTCAAA GTTCCCAGTCCCGCCTGAATGAGGCAATACAAAATCTTGCAAACATTCAGTCTTTCCAAGTCAATCGCTCAGAAAACATCCTCTTCGTGGAGTCAGAGACAATCAAGACACTGTTCCCTTCCCTGCTGGATACAAAGAAATTGTCACCAGGCAATGGCAAGCCCAAGGCCAT CAATCAAGACATGTTTAAACTTTCATCCTTGGATGTTACCCATGCTGCCTTGGTAAACAAATTCTGGCTTTTTGGTGGCAATGAGAGGAGCCAGAGATTCATCGAACGTTGTATAAAGAAATTCCCAAGTTCCTGTGTCTTGGGACCTGAGGGGACCCCTGCATCCTGGACCCTAATGGATCAAACTGGAGAGATTCGAATGGGAGGCACCATGCCTCAGTACCGGGCTCAAGGTCTTGTCTCCTTTGTTGTCTATTCACAAAGCCAGATTATGAAGAAACGTGGCTTTCCTATTTATTCTCACACAGACAAAAGCAATACTGCTATGCAAAAAATGAGTTACTCACTACAGCATCTCATCATGCCCTGTGCCTGGAACCAATggaagtgtgtgcctgtgtga